Genomic segment of Cronobacter dublinensis subsp. dublinensis LMG 23823:
CTATTACCTGGGCTCCAGCGTCGCCGGCACGCTCGGCGGGCTGTTCTGGCATCAGTATGGCTGGAACGGCGTCGGCGGGTTTATCGCGCTGCTGCTGGTGCTGGCGCTGCTGGTGGGCCGCGGTCTGCATCGCCGTCTGCGCTGACAGGCTTTCGGGCCTCGTGTTTCGTCAGGGTTAATGCTACCTTTTCAGCTTGCCGACAACGACACGAGGCCTTATGGAAAACAAAAACTATCAACAGCTTAGCCGCACGTTCCTGCGGCTTTCCCGTTTCTCCCATCTCTCGGCTATCGCCAGCTGGGATATGTTTTCGATGATGCCGCCGGGCGGCAGCCGCGCGCGCGGCGAAGCCCTGGCCGAGCTCAGCGTGCTCCAGCATCAAATCCTCACCGATAAAAAAATGGCCGACTGGCTGCGCGGGGCGGAGCAGGAAGACCTTAACGATCTCGAACAGGCGAACCTGCGCGAAATGCAGCGCCACTATCAGCAGGCGGCACTGTTGCCGGAAGCGCTGGTGGAAGCCAAATCGCTTGCCGGTAGCCGCTGCGAGCACGCCTGGCGCAGCCAGCGTCCGGCGAACGACTGGGACGGTTTTGCTGAAAACCTCAAAGAAGTGGTGAAACTGAGCCGCGAAGAGGCCGCCATCCGCGCCGACGCGAAAGGCTGCTCACGCTACGACGCGCTGCTCGATATTTTCGAGCCGGATATGACCAGCGCGCGTCTTGATACCTTATTTGGCGATTTACGACGCTGGCTGCCGGATCTGCTCGCCCGCGCGGTGGAAAAACAGGCACGCACCGCGCTTATCACGCCGCAGGGGCCGTTCCCCGTCGCGCAGCAGCGCGAGCTGGGCCTGGAGGCGATGCGCCTGCTGGGCTTTGATTTCGACGGCGGCAGGCTGGACGTCAGCGCACACCCGTTCTGCGGCGGCGTGCCGGAAGATGTGCGCATCACCACGCGCTATGACGAAAACGAACTCTTCAGCGCGCTGTTCGGCGTTATCCACGAAACCGGTCACGCCCGCTATGAGCAAAATCTGCCGCGCGAGTGGCCGGGCCAGCCGGTGGCGCTGGCGCGTTCCACCGCCATCCACGAATCCCAGAGCCTGTTTTTCGAGATGCAGCTCGGACGTAGCCGCCCGTTCCTGAAGCTCCTGCTGCCGCAGGTGGTGGCGCGTTTCGGAACGCAGCCCGCCTTTGAGGAGGAGAATTATCTCGCCTGGAACCAGCGCGTGAAGCCCGGTTTTATCCGCGTCGATGCCGACGAGGTGAGCTACCCGGCCCACGTGGTGCTGCGCTATGAAATTGAGCGCGCGCTGATTGATGGCGACATTGAGGTGGACGATATCCCGGCGCTGTGGGATGAGAAAATGCAGCAGTGGCTGGGGATTTCCACGGTTGGCAATTACCGCGACGGCTGCATGCAGGACATTCACTGGACCGATGGCGGTTTCGGCTACTTCCCGTCGTATACGCTCGGCGCGATGTATGCCGCCCAGCTGTTCCACGCCGCGCGCCAGGCGCTGCCGAACCTCGACGCCGCGATTGCCGCAGGCGATCTGCGCCCGCTGTTTGACTGGCTGCGCCAGTCGGTGTGGCAGCACGGCAGCCGCTTCAGCACCTCACAACTGCTCACCAACGCCACCGGCGAAGATCTCAACCCGCGCTACTTCCAGGACCATCTGACGGCGCGCTACCTGTAAGCGCGTCACCCGCCGCCGGGCCCCGCGCCCGGCGCTGTACATTCCGTTACACGCCGATACTAATCACCTACGGACGCCCGCCCCGCCACGCCTTTATAGTCCTGCTTCGCCCCGCCGTTTTTTCTTCGCCGCTTTGGTCAGGCCTGCGCGCTCAGGCATGCGCGTTGCCGTTTGCGCCGGACGCGCGGGCTGCGATTTCCGGAGGCCCGACATGATCCGCCGTTATCAGTTTGAGATAATCCTGACGCTGCTGCTGCTGTGCGGTGCGCTGACGGCCTTTTTTTACTGGTAAAATACGCTAGCACGCTGATTTTATTCTCACTTTGCTGGCGTCACGTCTATAGTTACCTCACAGGGTTACTTTAATAATCATAATTGCCCCACCAGAGAGTGATATGCGCAAAACCGTTTTCTTGTTACTGGGATCGCTATTATTACCTGCTTTTATTACGAACGCCGACGAGGGAGATGGCGTCGCTGACGCCGCCAGCGACGTACAAACCCTCTTTTTTGGCCATGACGATCGCACGCCCGTGCCGGATCCGGCCTCTTCCCCCTGGGACGCTATCGGCCAGCTCGAAACCGAGAGCGGCAATTTATGCACGGCCACGCTTATTTCCCCGCATCTGGCGCTGACCGCCGGACACTGCCTGCTCTCGCCGCCGGACGGCACGCCGGATCGCGCGGTGGCGCTGCGGTTTGTGTCGCAAAAAGGCAAGTGGCGCTACGAGATCCACAGCATTGAAGGGCGCGTCGCGCCGTCGCTCGGCCACAAGCTGAAAGCCGACGGCGAGGGCTGGATCGTACCGTCTTCCGCCGCGCCTGAAGATTTCGGGCTGATTATCCTGCGCAATCCGCCGTCGGGCCTGACGCCGCTGCCGCTGTTTGAGGGCGACCGCGCGGCGCTGAACCGCGCGCTGAAAGCCACGGGCCGGCGCGTCACGCAGTCGGGCTACCCGGAAGATCATCTCGACGCGCTCTACAGCCATCAGGATTGCCTGATAACCGGTTGGGCGCAGCGTTCCGTGCTGGCGCACCAGTGCGACACGCTGCCGGGCGACAGCGGCTCGCCGCTGATGTTGCGCACCGACAGCGGCTGGCAGCTGATTGGCGTGCAGAGCTCCGCGCCTGCGGCCAAAGATCGCTGGCGCGCCGATAACCGGGCGATTTCGGTCACCGGCTTTCGCGAGCGGCTCGAAGCGCTGGCGGACGAATAAAAAAGGGGCGCTCAGCGCCCCTTCTCTTGTTGCTTTTGCCCGCCTTACGCCAGCTTGATAATCACCATCCCCACCAGCAGCAGCCCAAGCCCTGCCCAGCCTTTGCGGTTAAGACGCTGGCCGAACATTATCCAGCCCGCCGCCACCGTCGCCGCGATGCCGAAGCCGCCCCACAGCGCGTAGGCCACAGCGAGATCGATGCCCTTCACCGCCTGACCGAGGGCGCTGAAGGCCGCCAGCACCGCCACCAGCGACGCGACGCCATAGACCGGACGGCGAAAACCGTCGGAAAACTTCAGCCAGATATTGGCGATAATTTCGAGGCCGATCGCCAGCAGCAGCCAGAGAATATGCGCTAACTCAACCTGCGACATGGCGCACCTCCGTTTTACGCGTCTGCGTCTGGGTACCGGTTTTAATCAGCAGAATGCCTGCGATTAACACCAGCAGACCCAACCCTTTTTGCAGCGTCAGCGTTTCGTTAAACAGCACGACGCTAAAAAGCGTAATTAGGACGATCCCAACACCTTCCCACAGGGCATACGCCACACCGAGCGCGATACGCTTAACCGAGAAAGAAAGAAAAATATACGAAAGGGAAATCATCACCAGCATTAAAATAAATCCGGCGTGGCCGCCGCCCACGCTTGCCCATTTTAATGACAGCGTTCCGGTAATTTCGGCGATAATCGCCAGTACTAATAAAATCCAGTAAAACATGGTCTCTCTCCTGCCTGAGAAAAATACACAGGCCTGTCAGATGCCGCGACGTGACGCGTCATAAGAAATGATTAAATAGCCACAGGCGTACAGTGAATGCCTGAAGAAATAAAAAGAGAGAACCTGACTACAGCGCGTTGCGCCAGTGCTGTTCGCCGCAGGAAAAGACGGCAGAGGATGGTGTGGAAAAAGCGTAAAACGGTGAAATAAAGCGACTGAACTGGTTGTCCATAATCATTCAATTTATCCGCGGTCTTGCTTCTCGTCGTTGCGGAAAAAAATTGTCCTCGGTAGTCAAACACGGCTGAATTAAACCATGCCGTCAGGCTTTTCTCAACTCGTTTACACTACTTTACGGCACCGTTTACTTTTTATTGAGCCCAAAACAGCAGCTTATTTTTTAAAGCGCGATTATTTACGCGTGCCCGGCGATTAAATAATCATAGGCGAATAGCCATCCGGCCAGTATGATAAATTTCTACATTATTTTAACAGGGAAGAATTATGGCAACGCAACACGACCTGCAACAGAAATATCCCGGCGCGCGCGCCTGGGGCTTTGGCGATTCACCGCGCATGGCGGACGAACTGGGCGCGCTGGTGGCAAGCGGCGCTAAGCGCGCGACCTGTGGCGATTACCACGCCTGGCGTCAGGACGCCGAGCCAACCCTGCCGGGGGATTACCATATCATCCTCAACGGCGCGGGCGAGCCGTTGTGCGTGATCCGCACCCATACGCTGCGGATGGTCGCGTTTTGCGACGTGACCGACACGCTGGCGGCGCTGGAAGGCGAAGGCGATTTAAGCCTGGAATACTGGCGCAATGAGCATGAAGCGTTTTTCACCCGCGCGGGCTGTTTTGCGCCAGACATGCTGCTGATGTTTGAAGAGTTCGCCCTGGTGGAGCGCTGCTGAACACGCCTGCTTTTTTGCGCGAAAGCCGCATTAAGCGCCGCAACAGAGGTTAACGGGAGGCGCGCTTGCGCCCTTCTCCTGCGTCGTCCGTCCACCGGCGACCACGCGGATCACCACACGCTCGCGCGCGGCAGCTCACTGAAACGCGTGGTATAGCCGGGCGAGAGAAACTCACGCTTCATGGCCCAGGGTTTGACGATGCCCTGGCCTGCGAACCAGAGTTTGCCTTTGCCGGAGCGATTATATTCATCCAGCAGATGCATCAGCGGCGCGCTGTTGGCCTGCGGCAGATGGTCATCAAAGAGATTCAGCTGCGCCACGCCCTGGCTGAAAAAATCCCCCAGCATGACGCCCGCCTTGATATAGCGATAGCCTTCGCGCCAGATGGCGTCCAGCGCGCTCACCGCCAGCCGGACGATGTCGCGGGTGTCGTTGGTGGGCGTCAGCGCCTGGCCGAGCGCCTGATTGCTGTAGCGCGCCTGCGGATCGTCATGCGGGCTGGTGCGGATAAACACGGCCACCTGGCGGCAGAACTGATGCTCCTGACGTAGTTTCTCCGCCGCGCGCTCAGCCCAGGCGCAGACCGCCTGGCGCATATCCTGGTAGTCGGTCACGCGGTAGCCGAACGAGCGGCTGCACACAATCTGCTGCTTCGGCGCGACAAACTCATCCAGCGCCAGGCACGGCTCGCCGCGCAGCTCGCGCACGGTGCGCTCCAGCACCACGTTGAAGTTTTTGCGGATAACCCAGGCCGGGCTGTTGGCGAGATCGAACGCGGTTTCAATGCCCATCACGTTGAGCTTTTTGCTAAGCCTGCGCCCGACGCCCCATACGTCTTCCACCTTAAAATGCGCCAGCGCCCGGCGCAGCCGGGCCGGATCGGAGAGATCGACCACCGCGCCGGACTTCGGCCATTTTTTAGTCGCGAGATTGGCAAGCTTGGCGAGCGTCTTCGTGGGCGCGATGCCGACGCCCACCGGCAGATGGGTTTCACGCCAGAGTCTGTCGTGAATTTCCTGCCCAAACGCCGGCAGCGCCACCACGTTACTGACGCCGCGCAGATCGACAAACGCTTCGTCGATCGAGTAGATCTCCACCTGCGGCGCCATCTCTTCGAGAATATCCATCACGCGCTTGCTCATATCGGCATAGAAGGCGTAGTTAGAGCTGAAGACCGTCACCCGGTGGCGCTCAAACAGCGCGCGCTGCTTAAAATAGGGCTCCGCCATGGTGATGCCGAGCGCTTTCGCCTGGCGGCTGCGGGCGATGACGCAGCCGTCGTTATTGCTCAGCACCACGACAGGCTTATCCCGGAGATCGGGGCGAAACACCGTCTCGCAGGAGGCATAAAAGCTGTTGACGTCGACCAGCGCGTACATGTCAGCGCCTCTGCTTCAGCACCCAGGTCACCACGCCGAAAATCACCACGTCGGCGTCGCCTGCAAGGTTTATCGGCGCGAAATCCGGGTTCATCGGCACCAGCTGCGCCACCGGGCGCAGGCGCAGGGTTTTCACCGTGAACTCCCCTTCCAGCGCCGCAACGACGATATCGCCCTCCTGCGGCTTCAGGGCGCTGTCCACCACCAGCAGATCGCCGTCATCGATCCCGGCGCCGTTCATCGACTCGCCGGACGCCCGCAGAAAATAGGTCGCGTTCGGATGCACGATGCAGTGCGCATCCAGGCTCACGCGCTTTTCAACGTAATCCTGCGCGGGCGACGGAAAACCGCAGGCCACTTTCTCAAGAAACAGCGGCAGCCCTTCGGCATCAGGCTGTGATAAGAGACGCATCATTAACATGGCGTGCTCCATCCGTTTATTATTTATCATTTACTGTGTTTATATACAGTAGTTTGAATTGCGGTATTCTGACAACCCTATTTTTAAGCGAAGCGGCGTAATTGCCTGGAGAACGGCCAGTTTTTGCGGGTTTCATCAGCATGTGCGGAATTTGGGACATAAAAAAAGCCAGAGCGCAGGCTCTGGCTTGTCGGTCAGGCGGCTCAGGCGCCCTTGCGTTTCGGCAGGGTTTTCAGCAGATCTTCCGGGCTGATGGAAGCCACCACGCTGCCGGGGTGCGGCATTTTCAGAATGTGGTTTTTGATTTTGCCGACCACGTGCATTTCGCAGGGTTTGCAGTCAAAGCGCAGCGTCAGCACTTCGTCGCCGTGCACCAGCTGCATCGGCGTCGCCTTCCAGCTCTTGATGTTGCCCTTCGCCTGTTTCGGGCAGAGGTTAAAGGCGAAACGCAGGCAGTGCTTGGTGATCATCACCGGCACGTCGCCTTTTTCTTCATGCGCTTCATAGGCCGCGTCAATCAGCTGCACGCCATAGCGTTGGTAAAATTCACGCGCTTTATGGTTATAGACGTTCGCGAGGAAGCTCAGGTGCGTTTCCGGGTAGACCGGCGGCGGCACGGAGACCGGCTTGCGCACGCCGCGCTGGTAACTGGCGAGACGCGCAGCGTCCAGCGCCTCGATGGCTTCGCGGCGGAACGCGTTGAGCTGGCCGTTCGGCACGAACAGCGCGCCCGGCAGCGTAATCTGCACGT
This window contains:
- a CDS encoding ASCH domain-containing protein, which gives rise to MATQHDLQQKYPGARAWGFGDSPRMADELGALVASGAKRATCGDYHAWRQDAEPTLPGDYHIILNGAGEPLCVIRTHTLRMVAFCDVTDTLAALEGEGDLSLEYWRNEHEAFFTRAGCFAPDMLLMFEEFALVERC
- the umuC gene encoding translesion error-prone DNA polymerase V subunit UmuC, whose protein sequence is MYALVDVNSFYASCETVFRPDLRDKPVVVLSNNDGCVIARSRQAKALGITMAEPYFKQRALFERHRVTVFSSNYAFYADMSKRVMDILEEMAPQVEIYSIDEAFVDLRGVSNVVALPAFGQEIHDRLWRETHLPVGVGIAPTKTLAKLANLATKKWPKSGAVVDLSDPARLRRALAHFKVEDVWGVGRRLSKKLNVMGIETAFDLANSPAWVIRKNFNVVLERTVRELRGEPCLALDEFVAPKQQIVCSRSFGYRVTDYQDMRQAVCAWAERAAEKLRQEHQFCRQVAVFIRTSPHDDPQARYSNQALGQALTPTNDTRDIVRLAVSALDAIWREGYRYIKAGVMLGDFFSQGVAQLNLFDDHLPQANSAPLMHLLDEYNRSGKGKLWFAGQGIVKPWAMKREFLSPGYTTRFSELPRASVW
- the mdtJ gene encoding multidrug/spermidine efflux SMR transporter subunit MdtJ, producing MFYWILLVLAIIAEITGTLSLKWASVGGGHAGFILMLVMISLSYIFLSFSVKRIALGVAYALWEGVGIVLITLFSVVLFNETLTLQKGLGLLVLIAGILLIKTGTQTQTRKTEVRHVAG
- a CDS encoding trypsin-like serine peptidase, with amino-acid sequence MRKTVFLLLGSLLLPAFITNADEGDGVADAASDVQTLFFGHDDRTPVPDPASSPWDAIGQLETESGNLCTATLISPHLALTAGHCLLSPPDGTPDRAVALRFVSQKGKWRYEIHSIEGRVAPSLGHKLKADGEGWIVPSSAAPEDFGLIILRNPPSGLTPLPLFEGDRAALNRALKATGRRVTQSGYPEDHLDALYSHQDCLITGWAQRSVLAHQCDTLPGDSGSPLMLRTDSGWQLIGVQSSAPAAKDRWRADNRAISVTGFRERLEALADE
- a CDS encoding carboxypeptidase M32, giving the protein MENKNYQQLSRTFLRLSRFSHLSAIASWDMFSMMPPGGSRARGEALAELSVLQHQILTDKKMADWLRGAEQEDLNDLEQANLREMQRHYQQAALLPEALVEAKSLAGSRCEHAWRSQRPANDWDGFAENLKEVVKLSREEAAIRADAKGCSRYDALLDIFEPDMTSARLDTLFGDLRRWLPDLLARAVEKQARTALITPQGPFPVAQQRELGLEAMRLLGFDFDGGRLDVSAHPFCGGVPEDVRITTRYDENELFSALFGVIHETGHARYEQNLPREWPGQPVALARSTAIHESQSLFFEMQLGRSRPFLKLLLPQVVARFGTQPAFEEENYLAWNQRVKPGFIRVDADEVSYPAHVVLRYEIERALIDGDIEVDDIPALWDEKMQQWLGISTVGNYRDGCMQDIHWTDGGFGYFPSYTLGAMYAAQLFHAARQALPNLDAAIAAGDLRPLFDWLRQSVWQHGSRFSTSQLLTNATGEDLNPRYFQDHLTARYL
- the mdtI gene encoding multidrug/spermidine efflux SMR transporter subunit MdtI, giving the protein MSQVELAHILWLLLAIGLEIIANIWLKFSDGFRRPVYGVASLVAVLAAFSALGQAVKGIDLAVAYALWGGFGIAATVAAGWIMFGQRLNRKGWAGLGLLLVGMVIIKLA
- the ydgU gene encoding small membrane protein YdgU yields the protein MRVAVCAGRAGCDFRRPDMIRRYQFEIILTLLLLCGALTAFFYW
- a CDS encoding protein YdgV, with translation MIMDNQFSRFISPFYAFSTPSSAVFSCGEQHWRNAL
- the umuD gene encoding translesion error-prone DNA polymerase V autoproteolytic subunit; translated protein: MLMMRLLSQPDAEGLPLFLEKVACGFPSPAQDYVEKRVSLDAHCIVHPNATYFLRASGESMNGAGIDDGDLLVVDSALKPQEGDIVVAALEGEFTVKTLRLRPVAQLVPMNPDFAPINLAGDADVVIFGVVTWVLKQRR